One Candidatus Nanosynbacter featherlites genomic region harbors:
- the tsaD gene encoding tRNA (adenosine(37)-N6)-threonylcarbamoyltransferase complex transferase subunit TsaD — translation MRILGIESSCDETAAAVIEDGHMLLSNVVNSQIDIHAAYGGVVPEVAARSHLEVISPVINKALSDAACTWDDIDAIAVTYAPGLIGSLLIGTLAARTLAIIHHKPLYKIHHVEAHVYANFINQQSDNLSLTLPKSQPVFPLLALIVSGGHSQLVLFQNHGDYQLIGQTQDDAVGEAFDKVAKIIGLPYPGGPAIAKAAELGDPQTFHLPIAKLAGEYNFSFSGLKTAVLRTVQREVGKDFTFPSHELPALVTDELQHNMAASFQYTAIKTLVDKTKKAYDNFQPASVVIAGGVAANQELRRQLRHALPINIEYAPIQLCTDNAAMIATLGYFRTQFDSPADPYDFEVQPSLSMLDAA, via the coding sequence ATGAGGATTTTGGGAATTGAATCAAGCTGTGATGAAACAGCTGCTGCCGTCATTGAAGACGGTCACATGCTACTATCAAACGTCGTTAACTCACAAATCGACATCCATGCTGCGTATGGTGGAGTAGTACCAGAGGTAGCCGCTCGTTCACACCTGGAAGTCATCAGCCCAGTCATCAACAAAGCTCTGTCTGATGCTGCCTGTACTTGGGACGATATCGACGCCATCGCCGTCACCTACGCGCCCGGCCTCATCGGCTCGCTACTCATCGGTACTCTCGCCGCCCGCACTCTCGCTATTATCCATCACAAACCGTTGTACAAAATACATCATGTAGAGGCTCACGTGTATGCTAATTTCATCAATCAGCAGTCTGACAATTTATCTTTAACTCTGCCAAAAAGCCAACCCGTCTTCCCTCTCCTCGCCCTCATCGTCTCCGGTGGACACTCACAACTCGTCCTTTTCCAAAACCACGGTGACTACCAGCTCATTGGCCAAACTCAAGATGACGCTGTTGGTGAAGCATTTGATAAGGTTGCCAAGATTATCGGCCTGCCCTACCCTGGTGGCCCGGCTATCGCCAAAGCAGCTGAGCTCGGTGATCCGCAGACCTTTCATCTACCCATCGCCAAACTCGCTGGTGAGTATAACTTCTCCTTTTCTGGCCTCAAAACAGCCGTTCTGAGAACCGTACAGCGGGAAGTTGGTAAAGACTTTACCTTCCCATCACACGAGCTCCCTGCCCTGGTGACCGACGAATTACAACACAACATGGCTGCCAGCTTCCAGTACACCGCCATCAAAACTTTGGTTGATAAAACCAAGAAAGCCTATGACAATTTTCAGCCTGCTTCTGTCGTTATTGCTGGTGGCGTCGCTGCCAACCAAGAACTACGTCGCCAACTGCGCCACGCCCTGCCCATCAACATTGAATACGCGCCCATCCAGCTCTGCACCGACAATGCCGCCATGATTGCCACACTCGGCTATTTCCGCACCCAATTCGACTCACCTGCTGACCCATATGACTTTGAAGTTCAACCAAGTCTATCCATGCTCGACGCGGCGTAA
- a CDS encoding UDP-N-acetylmuramoyl-L-alanyl-D-glutamate--2,6-diaminopimelate ligase, whose protein sequence is MKQILVKAARSILPASALHGVENGYRRVRVRLLSARYGNPSKNLRVIAVTGTNGKTTTACYINEILKEAKFKTAMFTTALIEVAGKAQVNDLNATVASTGRMQQFFRDAKKADVDYVVLEITSHALDQHKLDGVPIEAAVMTNLTQDHLDYHKTMENYAAAKSKLFALEPRYIILNRDDEWYDYFDQFVAGEQKMTYGKHPEAEAQIQRVKLYRKGTEADVVLDHQTHLELATALPGEFNVHNMTAAVTLAYLLGVKLQDIQEGVANVEAVPGRFERAVEGVGYDVIVDYAHTPDALDKLLTAARKIAKGRVILVFGACGDRDKSKRPTMGEIAAKNTDRIFLTDEESYNEDPDQIRRMIYEGIERAHGDAKTTEIPDRRQAIERALGSAQKGDMVLITGMGHEKYRIVNGQRLPWNDSQVVREILGQEKAE, encoded by the coding sequence ATGAAACAGATTCTTGTCAAAGCAGCCAGAAGTATTTTGCCCGCCAGTGCTTTGCATGGTGTGGAAAATGGATATCGCCGAGTCAGAGTACGACTATTGAGCGCGCGGTATGGCAACCCGTCAAAAAATTTGCGAGTTATCGCAGTAACTGGCACTAATGGAAAGACAACGACCGCCTGCTACATCAATGAGATCTTGAAGGAAGCTAAATTTAAGACAGCGATGTTCACGACAGCGTTGATCGAGGTGGCAGGGAAGGCTCAAGTCAATGATTTGAATGCAACAGTGGCTTCGACTGGCAGGATGCAGCAGTTCTTTCGTGATGCAAAAAAGGCCGATGTGGACTATGTCGTGTTGGAAATCACGTCGCACGCGCTTGATCAGCATAAACTTGACGGAGTGCCGATTGAGGCAGCGGTGATGACCAATTTGACACAGGACCATTTGGACTATCACAAGACCATGGAGAATTATGCAGCGGCTAAGAGTAAGTTGTTTGCGCTGGAACCGCGATATATCATTTTGAACCGTGATGATGAATGGTATGACTATTTTGATCAATTTGTTGCCGGTGAACAAAAAATGACCTACGGTAAACATCCGGAAGCAGAGGCACAGATTCAGCGAGTCAAGCTGTACCGCAAGGGTACTGAAGCTGATGTGGTTTTGGATCACCAAACGCATTTGGAGCTGGCGACAGCGCTGCCGGGCGAGTTTAATGTGCACAACATGACGGCGGCGGTGACGTTAGCGTATTTGTTGGGTGTGAAATTACAAGATATCCAAGAAGGTGTGGCTAACGTCGAGGCGGTTCCTGGTAGGTTTGAGCGAGCGGTCGAGGGTGTTGGGTATGATGTAATCGTGGACTATGCACACACCCCTGATGCATTGGATAAATTATTAACGGCCGCTCGTAAGATCGCAAAGGGTCGAGTGATTTTGGTGTTTGGGGCTTGTGGGGATCGCGACAAGAGTAAACGACCAACCATGGGCGAAATTGCTGCCAAAAACACCGACAGGATATTCCTAACCGACGAGGAAAGCTACAATGAAGATCCTGATCAAATCAGGCGAATGATCTATGAAGGAATTGAACGGGCGCACGGTGACGCCAAGACAACAGAAATTCCTGACCGACGACAGGCGATTGAGCGAGCACTTGGCTCTGCGCAAAAGGGTGATATGGTGCTGATCACTGGGATGGGGCACGAAAAATACCGAATTGTGAATGGGCAGCGACTACCATGGAATGATAGTCAGGTAGTGCGCGAGATTTTAGGGCAGGAAAAAGCAGAATAA
- a CDS encoding UDP-N-acetylmuramoyl-tripeptide--D-alanyl-D-alanine ligase: MKLFKSLISCLLVRIMRKFFHNNPHIRLVAVVGSVGKTTTKSTIVDVLKHNKKVRTNRGNFNAEFSAPLEMLGIDGPKNPRSITDWLSTIYRAYRSARQLHDINVIVQEFGIDHPGEMTAFGRYAHPDILVVTAISPEHMEFFGNLKTVAQEEFALSSHSIVTLYNRDDINSGFIAFANSERNLSYSTEPDADYYITAHQFNHSQGYTCTLTHGEQTSREFIMPVVAKHQLRIAAGAAAVALEFNLDVESVITALENFTPVSGRMNLLSGINNSTIIDDSYNSSPLAAKSALETLYQLPGKAKIAVLGDMNELGDTTASEHRALGTLCDPAQLSHVITIGSNAATFLAPAAQDNGCTVTSFDTAIDAVELLQSLAHQDTVLLFKGSQGGVYLEEAIKPLLKSSKDTEKLVRQSKEWLNKKQAFFGKSLS; this comes from the coding sequence ATGAAGCTATTCAAATCTCTCATCTCGTGTCTATTGGTGCGAATTATGCGTAAATTTTTCCACAATAATCCACACATTCGCCTGGTCGCCGTTGTCGGAAGCGTCGGCAAGACAACCACCAAATCAACCATCGTCGACGTTCTCAAACACAACAAAAAAGTTCGAACCAACAGGGGTAATTTCAATGCTGAATTTAGTGCACCCCTGGAGATGCTTGGTATTGATGGCCCGAAAAATCCTCGATCCATCACTGATTGGCTATCAACCATCTACCGCGCCTATCGCTCAGCTCGCCAACTTCACGACATCAACGTCATCGTTCAAGAATTTGGCATCGACCACCCCGGTGAAATGACCGCCTTTGGTCGCTACGCTCACCCTGATATTCTCGTCGTCACAGCCATATCTCCTGAGCACATGGAGTTTTTCGGCAATCTCAAAACAGTAGCCCAAGAAGAATTTGCCCTATCTAGCCACAGCATCGTTACCCTGTATAACCGTGATGATATCAACTCTGGATTCATCGCTTTTGCCAATTCTGAACGCAATCTTTCTTACAGTACTGAGCCAGATGCTGACTATTACATCACCGCTCATCAGTTCAATCACAGCCAAGGATACACCTGTACTCTCACCCACGGCGAACAAACCTCTCGTGAGTTTATCATGCCTGTTGTTGCCAAACATCAGCTACGCATTGCTGCTGGAGCCGCCGCTGTTGCGTTGGAGTTCAACCTTGATGTTGAAAGTGTCATCACCGCTCTAGAGAACTTCACTCCCGTGTCGGGGCGAATGAACCTCCTAAGCGGCATTAATAACTCAACGATCATCGATGATTCGTACAATTCCAGCCCGCTCGCTGCCAAATCAGCCCTCGAAACACTCTATCAGCTGCCTGGTAAAGCCAAAATCGCCGTCTTGGGAGATATGAACGAGCTTGGTGACACAACAGCGTCTGAACACCGTGCACTCGGTACCCTATGCGACCCAGCGCAACTATCGCACGTTATCACTATCGGATCCAATGCAGCTACGTTCTTGGCGCCAGCCGCCCAAGACAACGGTTGTACTGTTACATCGTTTGATACAGCCATCGATGCTGTAGAATTATTACAATCCCTGGCTCATCAAGATACCGTCTTACTATTCAAAGGATCTCAAGGTGGTGTCTACCTCGAAGAAGCTATCAAACCACTCCTCAAAAGTTCGAAAGATACCGAAAAACTTGTCCGCCAATCCAAAGAATGGCTTAACAAAAAACAAGCTTTTTTCGGCAAGTCATTGAGTTAG
- a CDS encoding co-chaperone GroES: MSVPIEPLGDRVVAVREEAKTQTASGLYLPDSSKEKPVVAEVKAVGGDVKNVKVGDKIVYKEYSTTDLKIDGTEYLIVREEDILATVV, translated from the coding sequence ATGAGTGTACCTATTGAGCCTCTCGGTGACCGCGTGGTAGCGGTGCGCGAGGAGGCGAAGACGCAGACGGCTAGCGGACTGTATTTGCCGGATAGCTCGAAGGAGAAGCCAGTGGTTGCTGAGGTTAAAGCGGTCGGCGGCGATGTCAAGAATGTGAAGGTGGGCGACAAAATTGTTTATAAGGAATATTCGACTACGGACTTGAAAATTGACGGCACGGAATATTTGATCGTCCGCGAGGAAGATATTTTAGCAACGGTTGTTTGA
- the groL gene encoding chaperonin GroEL (60 kDa chaperone family; promotes refolding of misfolded polypeptides especially under stressful conditions; forms two stacked rings of heptamers to form a barrel-shaped 14mer; ends can be capped by GroES; misfolded proteins enter the barrel where they are refolded when GroES binds) encodes MAKKVFYDDDARARVLGGAEALYNAVKVTYGPKGRNVVIAKGFGGPTVTHDGVTVAEGIELPENDDETLGYKVGADLIKQAAKNLNKQAGDGTTTVTVLTYSILKEANRLIAAGHNPMELRKGIEQAGAEIVKELNKLAEPIEGKSERVAEVATISAGDAEIGKLIAGVIEKVGKDGVVTVEAGQGLELEAEVVEGFSLDKGWVSPFFVTDTGRQEAVYEKPAILITDKKISSVQEFLPMLEKLAQSGKKDVVLIADEVEGEALSILVLNKLKGVFNTVAVKAPSFGDRRKEILRDIAVLTGATVISEDHGLTFENAGLEVLGSARKVIVGKDETTIVEGAGKPSAVQEQIAQIKALSDNASSEYEKEQFDKRAAALSGKVAVIKVGGATETEIDEKKFRVDDAVAATKAALAEGIVAGGGVTLVNLAGGLKVSGADSIAAGRQILKDALKQPFLQIMRNAGLNADALLAQVEAGKAGFGVNVMKPENELVDVKKAGVIDPARVTKEAVQNAVSIASTAATMGALVVDVPEPEAPAAPGGMPGMGMM; translated from the coding sequence ATGGCAAAAAAAGTATTTTACGATGACGATGCGCGCGCTCGCGTGTTGGGCGGTGCCGAGGCACTGTATAACGCAGTTAAGGTAACCTACGGGCCAAAGGGCCGCAATGTGGTGATCGCCAAGGGGTTTGGCGGGCCGACGGTGACGCACGACGGCGTAACAGTGGCAGAAGGCATCGAGCTGCCAGAGAACGACGATGAGACGCTGGGCTACAAAGTTGGCGCTGATTTGATCAAGCAGGCGGCCAAGAACTTGAATAAGCAGGCTGGCGACGGTACCACGACCGTGACGGTGCTGACCTATTCGATCTTGAAGGAGGCCAACCGGTTGATCGCAGCGGGCCACAACCCGATGGAGCTACGCAAAGGCATCGAGCAGGCTGGTGCAGAAATCGTCAAAGAGCTGAATAAATTAGCTGAGCCAATTGAGGGTAAATCTGAGCGCGTGGCGGAAGTGGCGACTATTTCGGCGGGTGACGCGGAAATTGGTAAATTGATCGCTGGTGTCATCGAGAAAGTTGGCAAAGATGGCGTGGTGACGGTCGAGGCTGGCCAAGGTTTGGAGTTGGAGGCTGAGGTTGTTGAAGGCTTTAGTCTAGACAAGGGTTGGGTAAGCCCGTTCTTCGTTACCGACACCGGTCGGCAAGAGGCGGTTTATGAAAAGCCAGCGATTTTGATCACCGATAAGAAAATTTCTAGCGTGCAGGAATTCCTGCCAATGTTGGAGAAATTGGCACAAAGCGGCAAGAAGGACGTGGTGCTGATCGCTGATGAAGTCGAAGGCGAGGCGCTGAGCATTTTGGTGCTGAACAAGCTTAAGGGTGTATTTAATACCGTGGCGGTCAAGGCGCCAAGCTTTGGCGACCGCCGCAAGGAGATTTTGCGCGATATCGCAGTACTGACTGGCGCAACGGTGATTTCTGAAGATCACGGTTTGACGTTTGAGAATGCTGGCTTGGAGGTCCTAGGTTCGGCGCGCAAAGTGATTGTCGGTAAAGATGAAACCACCATCGTTGAGGGCGCGGGTAAGCCATCAGCAGTACAGGAGCAGATTGCTCAGATTAAGGCACTGTCCGACAATGCTTCCAGCGAATACGAAAAAGAACAATTCGACAAGCGAGCAGCTGCCTTGAGCGGCAAGGTGGCCGTCATCAAAGTTGGCGGCGCGACCGAGACGGAGATTGACGAAAAGAAGTTCCGGGTAGATGACGCAGTAGCAGCGACCAAGGCGGCCTTGGCTGAAGGAATTGTCGCCGGCGGTGGTGTCACCTTGGTTAATTTGGCTGGCGGCCTGAAGGTGAGCGGCGCGGACAGCATCGCGGCTGGCCGGCAGATTCTGAAAGACGCCTTGAAGCAGCCGTTCCTGCAGATTATGCGTAACGCTGGCTTGAACGCCGACGCACTCCTGGCGCAGGTCGAAGCGGGCAAGGCCGGATTTGGCGTTAACGTCATGAAGCCTGAGAATGAATTGGTGGATGTCAAAAAAGCTGGCGTCATCGACCCAGCACGCGTCACCAAAGAAGCAGTGCAGAACGCGGTATCTATCGCTTCAACTGCAGCAACCATGGGCGCACTGGTCGTCGACGTGCCAGAGCCAGAAGCTCCAGCTGCGCCTGGCGGTATGCCAGGTATGGGGATGATGTAG
- a CDS encoding bifunctional phosphoglucose/phosphomannose isomerase: MLDDPMMIRRKDPADTLSGLLQLSTQTSFEVVIEGNDYVPGSINTVVIAGMGGSALAAEMVIALTRGWLHIPLVVTKGYDLPGFVNDNTLVIAISHSGNTEETLSCYDQARANNCQLAAITTGGSLFEKAVVDGIKRIKIPAGAQPRMSTVYHLRGLLKILQHFLIIDSDLYQKLEESGEWLSGQVKAWAPEVPTEQNIAKQLALKSAGKTPVIYAGELTWPLAYKWKISWNESAKNIAFCNQYPEFNHNEFIGWSSHPVEKPFVIFDLMSHLEHPRIRERMELSDRLLSGMRPHAVSVELQGETLLKQLLWGLALGDAASIYTAILNGVDPAPVKLVERLKKELS; the protein is encoded by the coding sequence ATGCTTGATGATCCTATGATGATTCGGCGAAAAGATCCAGCCGACACCCTGTCTGGTTTGTTGCAGTTATCAACACAGACTTCGTTTGAAGTAGTTATCGAAGGGAATGATTATGTCCCGGGAAGTATCAATACGGTGGTGATTGCTGGTATGGGTGGTTCGGCGCTGGCAGCAGAAATGGTAATTGCGTTAACGAGGGGCTGGCTACATATTCCTCTGGTGGTAACAAAAGGCTATGATCTACCAGGTTTTGTGAATGATAATACCCTAGTTATCGCTATCAGTCATTCCGGTAATACAGAAGAGACCCTCAGTTGCTATGATCAAGCGCGTGCCAACAATTGTCAGCTGGCGGCAATTACCACAGGTGGATCCCTGTTTGAAAAGGCAGTGGTTGATGGCATAAAGAGGATAAAAATACCAGCTGGTGCGCAACCACGTATGTCAACAGTCTACCATCTGCGAGGATTGTTGAAGATATTACAACATTTTTTGATTATCGATAGTGATTTGTATCAAAAATTGGAAGAAAGCGGCGAATGGTTATCTGGTCAGGTAAAAGCTTGGGCACCAGAAGTGCCAACCGAGCAAAACATTGCTAAACAGTTGGCACTCAAGTCGGCTGGCAAAACCCCGGTGATTTATGCTGGTGAATTAACATGGCCGTTGGCATATAAGTGGAAAATCAGCTGGAATGAATCGGCAAAAAATATAGCTTTTTGTAATCAATACCCTGAATTTAACCACAATGAGTTTATCGGCTGGTCATCTCATCCGGTCGAAAAGCCATTTGTGATTTTTGATTTGATGAGTCATTTGGAACATCCGCGTATTCGTGAGCGCATGGAACTGAGCGATCGACTGTTGAGTGGTATGCGTCCACACGCTGTGTCGGTGGAACTGCAAGGCGAGACCTTGCTTAAACAACTATTGTGGGGCTTGGCGCTTGGTGACGCCGCAAGTATTTATACAGCAATCCTGAACGGTGTTGATCCAGCACCAGTAAAACTGGTAGAACGTCTGAAGAAAGAATTAAGCTAA
- a CDS encoding ABC transporter permease, with product MRFLFKNHIENAMQSLRASRGRTTLTVTGITIGIMGITMIMSLSVSVNKLINQQFSTTKDSVALIRSGLGGNIERSLSQAQNITPLPTLTEYDVQDVARITPNSAPMSVIHNSITTANSRIDAHKTAIIGTTEKIKDLAELELRDGQFVGQANGVVIGHQLSIDLFGTEYSLGNVLRIQDKPFTVMGVLKPVKQPLTYLGVNFNNSAIVSLDVSKKLTQNIAQIQQIAIKTDGDSSLEKAISDITAKLNQNHHDANDYHIITGKDITATSDAMLLSLSAIMIAVSIISLFVGGISIMNIMLVNVAERQREVGIRKAIGATNRHIIHQFLIESVIIGLAGGVMGYIFGLIGAYTVSTFLPVSPILSWQPAVVSIGAAMLVGVVFGIYPAVRAANRNTIEAMRN from the coding sequence GTGAGGTTTTTATTTAAAAATCACATAGAAAACGCCATGCAATCCCTCCGTGCCAGCCGCGGTCGGACAACATTGACGGTTACCGGCATTACTATTGGTATCATGGGCATCACTATGATCATGTCCCTGTCTGTTAGTGTCAATAAATTGATCAACCAACAGTTTTCAACCACCAAAGACAGTGTGGCATTGATACGGTCTGGTCTGGGTGGTAATATCGAGCGGTCGTTGTCTCAAGCGCAAAATATCACACCTCTCCCGACCCTGACCGAATACGATGTACAGGACGTTGCTCGCATCACTCCAAACAGCGCTCCGATGTCAGTTATTCACAACTCCATCACTACTGCCAACTCACGCATCGATGCGCACAAAACCGCCATCATTGGTACCACTGAAAAAATCAAAGATCTGGCAGAGTTAGAACTACGCGATGGTCAATTTGTTGGGCAAGCCAACGGTGTGGTTATTGGTCATCAATTGTCAATTGATCTGTTTGGTACCGAATATTCACTTGGTAATGTCCTGCGTATTCAGGATAAGCCGTTTACGGTCATGGGCGTTTTAAAACCAGTCAAACAACCTCTCACCTATCTAGGCGTTAACTTCAACAACTCAGCCATCGTTTCACTTGATGTCAGCAAGAAGCTGACACAAAATATCGCACAAATTCAGCAAATTGCCATCAAAACTGACGGCGACTCATCTCTTGAGAAAGCAATTTCTGACATCACAGCAAAGCTCAATCAAAATCACCACGATGCTAATGACTACCATATCATCACAGGTAAAGATATTACTGCAACTAGTGACGCTATGTTGTTGTCACTGTCCGCAATCATGATCGCTGTGTCAATCATCTCCCTGTTTGTCGGCGGAATCAGCATCATGAATATCATGTTAGTAAATGTTGCCGAACGACAGCGTGAAGTTGGTATCCGTAAAGCAATTGGTGCAACCAACCGACACATCATCCATCAATTCTTGATCGAATCAGTCATCATTGGTTTAGCTGGTGGTGTTATGGGGTATATCTTTGGCTTAATCGGTGCGTATACCGTCAGCACCTTCCTACCAGTTTCACCAATCTTGAGCTGGCAGCCTGCTGTCGTCAGTATTGGCGCTGCCATGCTGGTCGGTGTCGTCTTTGGTATTTATCCAGCCGTACGCGCTGCCAACCGCAACACTATTGAAGCGATGCGTAACTAA